AAACGGCATTGTAAAGGTTCGTGTAAATCATATTGGTCAAATTGTGTCTGTAGGTGAATACTAAATGGGTATAGCCTATGATTAAACGGACATTATATTTTGGGAATCAGGCGTATTTAAGCCTAAAGGACAACCAGCTTGTCATTAAGAAACGCGATGACGAAATCGTTACTGCGGCTATTGAAGACATTGCATACATAATCCTTGATTCACCCCAAATTACAGTGACCAACGCTTTGCTCGGAGCCCTGCTAGAGAATAATTGTGCAATCATCAACTGCGATAAGACGCATTTACCCTCAGGCTTACTACTTCCCCTTTCAGGAAACACCCTGCAAAGCGAAAGGTTCCAAGCACAGATAGAAGCATCTCTTCCATTAAAAAAGCAACTATGGCAACAAACGGTCCAACAGAAAATTTTGAATCAAGCAGCCATCTTGAAGGCCACAAGAAACGCCGAAATAGGCAATATGACAGCTTGGGCAAACTCCGTACGAAGTGGAGACGTTGATAATCGAGAAGCCGTTGCTGCAGCATACTACTGGAAAGAGATGTTTCCCGACATTTCTGATTTTGTCCGTGATAGAAATGGAGTTTCACCAAACAACATGTTGAATTATGGATACGCCATTTTGAGAGGAGTCGTTGCAAGAGCTTTAGTTTCCAGCGGGCTATTACCGACATTGGGCATCCATCATCACAATCGTTACAATGCGTATTGCCTTGCAGATGATATAATGGAGCCCTACCGACCGATTGTAGACAAACTAGCCATAGATATCCTGACTGAAATTAAAGAATATCCAAAGGATTTGTCTACCGATATCAAAGCAAAAATCCTGCAAATTCCTGTTCTTGATTGTTTTATCAATGGAGAGCGAAGTCCTTTAATGAACGCCGTTGCAACAACAACGGCATCGCTCGCCAAATGCTATATGGGAGTCACAAAGAAACTAATCTATCCTGAGGTGTAGGATGGATCGATTTAGCGAGTATCGAATTATGTGGATACTATGTTTCTTTGATCTACCTACAGAAACAAAAATCGAACGGCAACGCCATTCGCTGTTTCGAAAAAATCTCTTGAAAGACGGCTTTTCAAGATTTCAATTATCCATTTATGTTCGGCATTGCGCCTCGGTCGAAAACGCAGAGGTCCACATCGCTCGTATAAAGAGTTTTATGCCTCCCAAAGGGTCTGTCAGCATTCTATGCATCACCGACAAACAATTTGGGAAGATTCAGGTTTTCTACGGCAAAAAAGAAAAGCCCTTACCCAAACCAGCACTTCAACTAGAACTTTTCTAATCACAAAAATGCCCTAAAAACGAAAAAATCGGCTTCG
This genomic stretch from Fibrobacter sp. UWB15 harbors:
- the cas2 gene encoding CRISPR-associated endonuclease Cas2, with the translated sequence MDRFSEYRIMWILCFFDLPTETKIERQRHSLFRKNLLKDGFSRFQLSIYVRHCASVENAEVHIARIKSFMPPKGSVSILCITDKQFGKIQVFYGKKEKPLPKPALQLELF
- the cas1 gene encoding type II CRISPR-associated endonuclease Cas1, giving the protein MIKRTLYFGNQAYLSLKDNQLVIKKRDDEIVTAAIEDIAYIILDSPQITVTNALLGALLENNCAIINCDKTHLPSGLLLPLSGNTLQSERFQAQIEASLPLKKQLWQQTVQQKILNQAAILKATRNAEIGNMTAWANSVRSGDVDNREAVAAAYYWKEMFPDISDFVRDRNGVSPNNMLNYGYAILRGVVARALVSSGLLPTLGIHHHNRYNAYCLADDIMEPYRPIVDKLAIDILTEIKEYPKDLSTDIKAKILQIPVLDCFINGERSPLMNAVATTTASLAKCYMGVTKKLIYPEV